One genomic region from Triplophysa dalaica isolate WHDGS20190420 chromosome 23, ASM1584641v1, whole genome shotgun sequence encodes:
- the slc12a7b gene encoding solute carrier family 12 member 7 isoform X3 — translation MPTSFTVVPVDDVRRCAQEDADENSVLKEEDEQAVGAGNPRESSPFINNTDDEKGNLYDGKNMALFEEEMDSNPMVSSLLNKLANYTNLTQGVREHEEADDDEGAKKKTVKSPQMGTFIGVYLPCLQNILGVILFLRMTWIVGTAGILESFIIVSMCCSCTMLTAISMSAIATNGVVPAGGSYYMISRSLGPEFGGAVGLCFYLGTTFAGAMYILGTIEILLTYIFPSAAIFKTEDKELQAEAMLNNMRVYGTCCLTLMSLVVFVGVKYVNKLALVFLACVVLSILAIYAGVIKTIFEPPVFPVCLLGNRTLQNHDFDKCLKTDIINNVTVTTKLWSLFCEGPELNASCNEYFTLNNVTEIPGIPGLTSGVISENMWSSYGPAAMLVEKPLEAETASDTSQDIYMPYVVNDITTFFTLLVGIYFPSVTGIMAGSNRSGDLRDAQRSIPIGTILAIVTTTIIYLSCVVLFGACIEGVVLRDKFGDSVKGNLVIGTLSWPSPWVIVIGSFFSCCGAGLQSLTGAPRLLQAIARDGIVPFLEVFGHGKANGEPTWALLLTALICESGILIASLDAVAPILSMFFLMCYLFVNLACALQTLLRTPNWRPRFKYYHWALSFLGMSLCLALMFISSWYYALVAMLIAGCIYKYIEYRGAEKEWGDGIRGVSLNAARYALIRLEEAPPHTKNWRPQLLVLLNLDSELSVKHPRLLSFTTQLKAGKGLTIVGSVLEGTYLTKETEAKRAEQNIKSAMTAEKTKGFCHVVASSNLRDGISHLIQSAGLGGMKHNSVLMAWPASWKQSNDPQSWKSFIETIRETTAAHQALLVAKNIDSFPHQERLTEGTIDVWWIVHDGGMLMLLPFLLRQHKVWKKCKMRIFTVAQMDDNSIQMKKDLQMFLYHLRLNAEVEVVEMHESDISAFTYEKTLVMEQRSQMLKQMQLSRTEREREIQSITDESRSSIRRKKQSDAHSSGVHNQSSQLDDASPDEAQLIHDRNTASHSALNDKADTTPERVQMTWTKEKYFTERNRNREAIASMAVRDLFNMKPEWESLKQSNVRCMHTAVKLNEVVVCKSQDAHLVLLNMPGPPKNQEGDENYMEFLEVMMEGLNRVLLVRGGGQEVITIYS, via the exons GTGCTGGAAACCCGAGGGAAAGCAGTCCCTTCATCAATAACACTGATGATGAGAAAGGAAACCTCTATgatgggaaaaacatggcacttTTTGAG GAGGAGATGGACAGCAATCCCATGGTGTCGTCGCTCCTCAACAAACTGGCCAACTACACAAACCTCACGCAGGGTGTCAGAGAACACGAGGAAGCTGATGACGACGAGGGTGCCAAGAAGAAAACTGTCAAG AGTCCACAGATGGGGACGTTTATCGGAGTTTACCTGCCCTGTCTGCAAAATATCCTGGGAGTGATTCTGTTCCTGCGAATGACGTGGATTGTGGGGACGGCAGGAATCCTGGAGTCCTTTATAATTGTGTCCATGTGCTGTTCGTGT aCAATGTTAACAGCCATATCAATGAGTGCCATTGCTACAAACGGTGTTGTTCCAG CTGGAGGTTCATACTACATGATCTCCAGATCTCTGGGTCCTGAGTTTGGAGGTGCGGTGGGTCTCTGTTTCTATTTGGGCACTACGTTTGCTGGGGCCATGTACATCCTCGGTACGATTGAGATTCTGCTG ACGTATATATTTCCCAGCGCTGCCATCTTTAAAACAGAAGATAAAGAGCTGCAGGCCGAGGCCATGCTGAATAACATGCGTGTTTATGGCACGTGTTGTCTGACGCTCATGTCTCTGGTGGTGTTTGTGGGGGTGAAATATGTTAATAAACTGGCTCTGGTGTTTCTCGCCTGCGTGGTGCTCTCCATCCTGGCCATCTACGCCGGTGTCATCAAAACCATCTTTGAGCCGCCCGTTTTCCC AGTCTGTTTGCTGGGCAACCGCACGCTTCAGAACCACGACTTTGACAAGTGCTTGAAAACAGACATAATAAACAACGTGACGGTGACCACAAAGCTCTGGTCGCTCTTCTGTGAAGGGCCGGAGCTCAACGCCAGCTGTAATGAATACTTCACTCTCAATAATGTCACAGAGATTCCGGGCATCCCTGGACTCACCAGCGGAGTTATTTCAG AGAACATGTGGAGCAGTTACGGCCCTGCTGCGATgctggtggagaaacccttagAGGCAGAGACGGCCAGTGACACATCACAGGACATCTACATGCCGTATGTGGTCAATGACATCACCACTTTCTTCACACTGCTCGTGGGAATCTACTTCCCCTCCGTCACAG GTATCATGGCAGGATCAAACCGGTCCGGAGACCTGAGAGACGCTCAGCGCTCCATCCCCATCGGAACCATCCTCGCTATAGTAACCACCACCATCATCT ATCTTTCCTGTGTGGTGTTGTTTGGCGCCTGCATCGAGGGTGTGGTGCTCCGAGACAA GTTTGGAGACTCAGTGAAAGGGAACCTGGTGATCGGCACTCTGTCTTGGCCTTCGCCGTGGGTGATCGTGATTGGTTCGTTCTTCTCCTGCTGTGGGGCGGGGCTTCAGAGTCTTACCGGCGCCCCCCGTCTGCTTCAGGCCATCGCTCGAGACGGCATAGTGCCTTTCCTGGAG GTGTTTGGCCACGGTAAAGCAAACGGAGAACCCACCTGGGCTCTTCTCCTGACGGCTCTCATCTGTGAGAGCGGGATTCTCATAGCCTCTCTAGATGCCGTCGCTCCCATCCTCTCAAT gTTTTTTCTGATGTGTTATCTGTTTGTGAACCTGGCGTGTGCTCTGCAGACGCTGTTGAGGACACCAAACTGGAGACCACGCTTCAAATACTATCACTG GGCTCTGTCGTTTCTGGGCATGAGTTTATGTCTGGCTCTGATGTTCATCTCGTCCTGGTACTACGCTCTGGTGGCCATGCTCATCGCTGGATGCATCTACAAATACATCGAGTACCGCGG GGCGGAGAAGGAATGGGGTGATGGGATCCGGGGTGTGTCTCTCAATGCCGCTCGCTATGCTCTCATACGACTGGAGGAGGCGCCGCCACACACCAAAAACTGGAG GCCTCAGCTGTTGGTTCTGCTGAATCTGGACTCTGAGCTCTCTGTGAAACATCCACGTCTTCTGTCCTTCACCACACAACTGAAGGCTGGTAAAGGTTTGACCATCGTGGGCTCAGTGCTGGAGGGAACTTACCTGACCAAAGAGACGGAGGCCAAAAGAGCAGAACAA AACATTAAATCTGCCATGACGGCCGAGAAGACCAAAGGTTTCTGTCACGTCGTGGCGTCGTCCAACCTGCGTGACGGCATCTCTCATCTCATCCAATCAGCCGGTCTCGGGGGGATGAAACACAACAGCGTTCTGATGGCTTGGCCTGCGTCCTGGAAACAGTCTAATGACCCGCAATCATGGAAGAGCTTCATAG AGACGATTCGAGAGACCACGGCTGCCCATCAGGCCCTGCTGGTGGCCAAAAACATAGACAGTTTTCCTCATCAAGAGCGTCTCACAGAGGGAACCATCGACGTCTGGTGGATCGTCCATGACGGGGGAATGTTAATGCTGCTTCCGTTCCTGCTGCGGCAACACAAG GTGTGGAAGAAATGTAAGATGCGCATCTTCACAGTGGCTCAGATGGACGACAACAGCATCCAGATGAAGAAAGACCTGCAGATGTTCCTCTATCACCTCCGGCTGAATGCTGAGGTGGAGGTGGTGGAGATG CACGAAAGTGACATCTCAGCATTCACATATGAGAAGACTCTGGTGATGGAGCAGCGCTCACAGATGCTCAAACAGATGCAGCTGTCGCGGacggagagagaacgagag ATTCAAAGCATCACCGATGAATCGCGTAGCTCCATTCGACGGAAGAAGCAAAGCGACGCTCACAGCTCGGGCGTTCATAACCAGAGCAGCCAGCTAGATGACGCTAGCCCAGATGAG GCCCAGCTCATACATGACAGAAACACAGCGTCTCACTCAGCGTTGAACGACAAGGCTGACACGACGCCTGAACGTGTCCAAATGACCTGGACCAAAGAGAAGTACTTCACCGAACGCAACCGAAACCGAGAGGCCATTGCAAGCATGGCAGTCCGGGACCTTTTCAACATGAAGCC TGAGTGGGAGAGTCT AAAGCAGTCTAACGTGCGTTGCATGCACACCGCTGTGAAACTGAATGAAGTGGTGGTGTGTAAGTCACAGGACGCTCACCTGGTGCTCCTCAACATGCCCGGACCTCCGAAAAACCAAGAAGGAGATGAGAACT ACATGGAGTTCCTGGAGGTGATGATGGAGGGTCTCAACCGGGTCCTGTTGGTGCGTGGAGGTGGCCAAGAGGTCATCACCATATATTCATAA
- the slc12a7b gene encoding solute carrier family 12 member 7 isoform X7, translating into MPTSFTVVPVDDVRRCAQEDADENSVLKEEDEQAVGAGNPRESSPFINNTDDEKGNLYDGKNMALFEEEMDSNPMVSSLLNKLANYTNLTQGVREHEEADDDEGAKKKTVKSPQMGTFIGVYLPCLQNILGVILFLRMTWIVGTAGILESFIIVSMCCSCTMLTAISMSAIATNGVVPAGGSYYMISRSLGPEFGGAVGLCFYLGTTFAGAMYILGTIEILLTYIFPSAAIFKTEDKELQAEAMLNNMRVYGTCCLTLMSLVVFVGVKYVNKLALVFLACVVLSILAIYAGVIKTIFEPPVFPVCLLGNRTLQNHDFDKCLKTDIINNVTVTTKLWSLFCEGPELNASCNEYFTLNNVTEIPGIPGLTSGVISENMWSSYGPAAMLVEKPLEAETASDTSQDIYMPYVVNDITTFFTLLVGIYFPSVTGIMAGSNRSGDLRDAQRSIPIGTILAIVTTTIIYLSCVVLFGACIEGVVLRDKFGDSVKGNLVIGTLSWPSPWVIVIGSFFSCCGAGLQSLTGAPRLLQAIARDGIVPFLEVFGHGKANGEPTWALLLTALICESGILIASLDAVAPILSMFFLMCYLFVNLACALQTLLRTPNWRPRFKYYHWALSFLGMSLCLALMFISSWYYALVAMLIAGCIYKYIEYRGAEKEWGDGIRGVSLNAARYALIRLEEAPPHTKNWRPQLLVLLNLDSELSVKHPRLLSFTTQLKAGKGLTIVGSVLEGTYLTKETEAKRAEQNIKSAMTAEKTKGFCHVVASSNLRDGISHLIQSAGLGGMKHNSVLMAWPASWKQSNDPQSWKSFIETIRETTAAHQALLVAKNIDSFPHQERLTEGTIDVWWIVHDGGMLMLLPFLLRQHKVWKKCKMRIFTVAQMDDNSIQMKKDLQMFLYHLRLNAEVEVVEMHESDISAFTYEKTLVMEQRSQMLKQMQLSRTEREREAQLIHDRNTASHSALNDKADTTPERVQMTWTKEKYFTERNRNREAIASMAVRDLFNMKPEWESLKQSNVRCMHTAVKLNEVVVCKSQDAHLVLLNMPGPPKNQEGDENYMEFLEVMMEGLNRVLLVRGGGQEVITIYS; encoded by the exons GTGCTGGAAACCCGAGGGAAAGCAGTCCCTTCATCAATAACACTGATGATGAGAAAGGAAACCTCTATgatgggaaaaacatggcacttTTTGAG GAGGAGATGGACAGCAATCCCATGGTGTCGTCGCTCCTCAACAAACTGGCCAACTACACAAACCTCACGCAGGGTGTCAGAGAACACGAGGAAGCTGATGACGACGAGGGTGCCAAGAAGAAAACTGTCAAG AGTCCACAGATGGGGACGTTTATCGGAGTTTACCTGCCCTGTCTGCAAAATATCCTGGGAGTGATTCTGTTCCTGCGAATGACGTGGATTGTGGGGACGGCAGGAATCCTGGAGTCCTTTATAATTGTGTCCATGTGCTGTTCGTGT aCAATGTTAACAGCCATATCAATGAGTGCCATTGCTACAAACGGTGTTGTTCCAG CTGGAGGTTCATACTACATGATCTCCAGATCTCTGGGTCCTGAGTTTGGAGGTGCGGTGGGTCTCTGTTTCTATTTGGGCACTACGTTTGCTGGGGCCATGTACATCCTCGGTACGATTGAGATTCTGCTG ACGTATATATTTCCCAGCGCTGCCATCTTTAAAACAGAAGATAAAGAGCTGCAGGCCGAGGCCATGCTGAATAACATGCGTGTTTATGGCACGTGTTGTCTGACGCTCATGTCTCTGGTGGTGTTTGTGGGGGTGAAATATGTTAATAAACTGGCTCTGGTGTTTCTCGCCTGCGTGGTGCTCTCCATCCTGGCCATCTACGCCGGTGTCATCAAAACCATCTTTGAGCCGCCCGTTTTCCC AGTCTGTTTGCTGGGCAACCGCACGCTTCAGAACCACGACTTTGACAAGTGCTTGAAAACAGACATAATAAACAACGTGACGGTGACCACAAAGCTCTGGTCGCTCTTCTGTGAAGGGCCGGAGCTCAACGCCAGCTGTAATGAATACTTCACTCTCAATAATGTCACAGAGATTCCGGGCATCCCTGGACTCACCAGCGGAGTTATTTCAG AGAACATGTGGAGCAGTTACGGCCCTGCTGCGATgctggtggagaaacccttagAGGCAGAGACGGCCAGTGACACATCACAGGACATCTACATGCCGTATGTGGTCAATGACATCACCACTTTCTTCACACTGCTCGTGGGAATCTACTTCCCCTCCGTCACAG GTATCATGGCAGGATCAAACCGGTCCGGAGACCTGAGAGACGCTCAGCGCTCCATCCCCATCGGAACCATCCTCGCTATAGTAACCACCACCATCATCT ATCTTTCCTGTGTGGTGTTGTTTGGCGCCTGCATCGAGGGTGTGGTGCTCCGAGACAA GTTTGGAGACTCAGTGAAAGGGAACCTGGTGATCGGCACTCTGTCTTGGCCTTCGCCGTGGGTGATCGTGATTGGTTCGTTCTTCTCCTGCTGTGGGGCGGGGCTTCAGAGTCTTACCGGCGCCCCCCGTCTGCTTCAGGCCATCGCTCGAGACGGCATAGTGCCTTTCCTGGAG GTGTTTGGCCACGGTAAAGCAAACGGAGAACCCACCTGGGCTCTTCTCCTGACGGCTCTCATCTGTGAGAGCGGGATTCTCATAGCCTCTCTAGATGCCGTCGCTCCCATCCTCTCAAT gTTTTTTCTGATGTGTTATCTGTTTGTGAACCTGGCGTGTGCTCTGCAGACGCTGTTGAGGACACCAAACTGGAGACCACGCTTCAAATACTATCACTG GGCTCTGTCGTTTCTGGGCATGAGTTTATGTCTGGCTCTGATGTTCATCTCGTCCTGGTACTACGCTCTGGTGGCCATGCTCATCGCTGGATGCATCTACAAATACATCGAGTACCGCGG GGCGGAGAAGGAATGGGGTGATGGGATCCGGGGTGTGTCTCTCAATGCCGCTCGCTATGCTCTCATACGACTGGAGGAGGCGCCGCCACACACCAAAAACTGGAG GCCTCAGCTGTTGGTTCTGCTGAATCTGGACTCTGAGCTCTCTGTGAAACATCCACGTCTTCTGTCCTTCACCACACAACTGAAGGCTGGTAAAGGTTTGACCATCGTGGGCTCAGTGCTGGAGGGAACTTACCTGACCAAAGAGACGGAGGCCAAAAGAGCAGAACAA AACATTAAATCTGCCATGACGGCCGAGAAGACCAAAGGTTTCTGTCACGTCGTGGCGTCGTCCAACCTGCGTGACGGCATCTCTCATCTCATCCAATCAGCCGGTCTCGGGGGGATGAAACACAACAGCGTTCTGATGGCTTGGCCTGCGTCCTGGAAACAGTCTAATGACCCGCAATCATGGAAGAGCTTCATAG AGACGATTCGAGAGACCACGGCTGCCCATCAGGCCCTGCTGGTGGCCAAAAACATAGACAGTTTTCCTCATCAAGAGCGTCTCACAGAGGGAACCATCGACGTCTGGTGGATCGTCCATGACGGGGGAATGTTAATGCTGCTTCCGTTCCTGCTGCGGCAACACAAG GTGTGGAAGAAATGTAAGATGCGCATCTTCACAGTGGCTCAGATGGACGACAACAGCATCCAGATGAAGAAAGACCTGCAGATGTTCCTCTATCACCTCCGGCTGAATGCTGAGGTGGAGGTGGTGGAGATG CACGAAAGTGACATCTCAGCATTCACATATGAGAAGACTCTGGTGATGGAGCAGCGCTCACAGATGCTCAAACAGATGCAGCTGTCGCGGacggagagagaacgagag GCCCAGCTCATACATGACAGAAACACAGCGTCTCACTCAGCGTTGAACGACAAGGCTGACACGACGCCTGAACGTGTCCAAATGACCTGGACCAAAGAGAAGTACTTCACCGAACGCAACCGAAACCGAGAGGCCATTGCAAGCATGGCAGTCCGGGACCTTTTCAACATGAAGCC TGAGTGGGAGAGTCT AAAGCAGTCTAACGTGCGTTGCATGCACACCGCTGTGAAACTGAATGAAGTGGTGGTGTGTAAGTCACAGGACGCTCACCTGGTGCTCCTCAACATGCCCGGACCTCCGAAAAACCAAGAAGGAGATGAGAACT ACATGGAGTTCCTGGAGGTGATGATGGAGGGTCTCAACCGGGTCCTGTTGGTGCGTGGAGGTGGCCAAGAGGTCATCACCATATATTCATAA
- the slc12a7b gene encoding solute carrier family 12 member 7 isoform X2 — MTDMSERFMVVPVDRGDARAGEKRVDGDSVFLDTCAGKDERRGSVSILEYSREPNRFGAGNPRESSPFINNTDDEKGNLYDGKNMALFEEEMDSNPMVSSLLNKLANYTNLTQGVREHEEADDDEGAKKKTVKSPQMGTFIGVYLPCLQNILGVILFLRMTWIVGTAGILESFIIVSMCCSCTMLTAISMSAIATNGVVPAGGSYYMISRSLGPEFGGAVGLCFYLGTTFAGAMYILGTIEILLTYIFPSAAIFKTEDKELQAEAMLNNMRVYGTCCLTLMSLVVFVGVKYVNKLALVFLACVVLSILAIYAGVIKTIFEPPVFPVCLLGNRTLQNHDFDKCLKTDIINNVTVTTKLWSLFCEGPELNASCNEYFTLNNVTEIPGIPGLTSGVISENMWSSYGPAAMLVEKPLEAETASDTSQDIYMPYVVNDITTFFTLLVGIYFPSVTGIMAGSNRSGDLRDAQRSIPIGTILAIVTTTIIYLSCVVLFGACIEGVVLRDKFGDSVKGNLVIGTLSWPSPWVIVIGSFFSCCGAGLQSLTGAPRLLQAIARDGIVPFLEVFGHGKANGEPTWALLLTALICESGILIASLDAVAPILSMFFLMCYLFVNLACALQTLLRTPNWRPRFKYYHWALSFLGMSLCLALMFISSWYYALVAMLIAGCIYKYIEYRGAEKEWGDGIRGVSLNAARYALIRLEEAPPHTKNWRPQLLVLLNLDSELSVKHPRLLSFTTQLKAGKGLTIVGSVLEGTYLTKETEAKRAEQNIKSAMTAEKTKGFCHVVASSNLRDGISHLIQSAGLGGMKHNSVLMAWPASWKQSNDPQSWKSFIETIRETTAAHQALLVAKNIDSFPHQERLTEGTIDVWWIVHDGGMLMLLPFLLRQHKVWKKCKMRIFTVAQMDDNSIQMKKDLQMFLYHLRLNAEVEVVEMHESDISAFTYEKTLVMEQRSQMLKQMQLSRTEREREIQSITDESRSSIRRKKQSDAHSSGVHNQSSQLDDASPDEAQLIHDRNTASHSALNDKADTTPERVQMTWTKEKYFTERNRNREAIASMAVRDLFNMKPKQSNVRCMHTAVKLNEVVVCKSQDAHLVLLNMPGPPKNQEGDENYMEFLEVMMEGLNRVLLVRGGGQEVITIYS, encoded by the exons GTGCTGGAAACCCGAGGGAAAGCAGTCCCTTCATCAATAACACTGATGATGAGAAAGGAAACCTCTATgatgggaaaaacatggcacttTTTGAG GAGGAGATGGACAGCAATCCCATGGTGTCGTCGCTCCTCAACAAACTGGCCAACTACACAAACCTCACGCAGGGTGTCAGAGAACACGAGGAAGCTGATGACGACGAGGGTGCCAAGAAGAAAACTGTCAAG AGTCCACAGATGGGGACGTTTATCGGAGTTTACCTGCCCTGTCTGCAAAATATCCTGGGAGTGATTCTGTTCCTGCGAATGACGTGGATTGTGGGGACGGCAGGAATCCTGGAGTCCTTTATAATTGTGTCCATGTGCTGTTCGTGT aCAATGTTAACAGCCATATCAATGAGTGCCATTGCTACAAACGGTGTTGTTCCAG CTGGAGGTTCATACTACATGATCTCCAGATCTCTGGGTCCTGAGTTTGGAGGTGCGGTGGGTCTCTGTTTCTATTTGGGCACTACGTTTGCTGGGGCCATGTACATCCTCGGTACGATTGAGATTCTGCTG ACGTATATATTTCCCAGCGCTGCCATCTTTAAAACAGAAGATAAAGAGCTGCAGGCCGAGGCCATGCTGAATAACATGCGTGTTTATGGCACGTGTTGTCTGACGCTCATGTCTCTGGTGGTGTTTGTGGGGGTGAAATATGTTAATAAACTGGCTCTGGTGTTTCTCGCCTGCGTGGTGCTCTCCATCCTGGCCATCTACGCCGGTGTCATCAAAACCATCTTTGAGCCGCCCGTTTTCCC AGTCTGTTTGCTGGGCAACCGCACGCTTCAGAACCACGACTTTGACAAGTGCTTGAAAACAGACATAATAAACAACGTGACGGTGACCACAAAGCTCTGGTCGCTCTTCTGTGAAGGGCCGGAGCTCAACGCCAGCTGTAATGAATACTTCACTCTCAATAATGTCACAGAGATTCCGGGCATCCCTGGACTCACCAGCGGAGTTATTTCAG AGAACATGTGGAGCAGTTACGGCCCTGCTGCGATgctggtggagaaacccttagAGGCAGAGACGGCCAGTGACACATCACAGGACATCTACATGCCGTATGTGGTCAATGACATCACCACTTTCTTCACACTGCTCGTGGGAATCTACTTCCCCTCCGTCACAG GTATCATGGCAGGATCAAACCGGTCCGGAGACCTGAGAGACGCTCAGCGCTCCATCCCCATCGGAACCATCCTCGCTATAGTAACCACCACCATCATCT ATCTTTCCTGTGTGGTGTTGTTTGGCGCCTGCATCGAGGGTGTGGTGCTCCGAGACAA GTTTGGAGACTCAGTGAAAGGGAACCTGGTGATCGGCACTCTGTCTTGGCCTTCGCCGTGGGTGATCGTGATTGGTTCGTTCTTCTCCTGCTGTGGGGCGGGGCTTCAGAGTCTTACCGGCGCCCCCCGTCTGCTTCAGGCCATCGCTCGAGACGGCATAGTGCCTTTCCTGGAG GTGTTTGGCCACGGTAAAGCAAACGGAGAACCCACCTGGGCTCTTCTCCTGACGGCTCTCATCTGTGAGAGCGGGATTCTCATAGCCTCTCTAGATGCCGTCGCTCCCATCCTCTCAAT gTTTTTTCTGATGTGTTATCTGTTTGTGAACCTGGCGTGTGCTCTGCAGACGCTGTTGAGGACACCAAACTGGAGACCACGCTTCAAATACTATCACTG GGCTCTGTCGTTTCTGGGCATGAGTTTATGTCTGGCTCTGATGTTCATCTCGTCCTGGTACTACGCTCTGGTGGCCATGCTCATCGCTGGATGCATCTACAAATACATCGAGTACCGCGG GGCGGAGAAGGAATGGGGTGATGGGATCCGGGGTGTGTCTCTCAATGCCGCTCGCTATGCTCTCATACGACTGGAGGAGGCGCCGCCACACACCAAAAACTGGAG GCCTCAGCTGTTGGTTCTGCTGAATCTGGACTCTGAGCTCTCTGTGAAACATCCACGTCTTCTGTCCTTCACCACACAACTGAAGGCTGGTAAAGGTTTGACCATCGTGGGCTCAGTGCTGGAGGGAACTTACCTGACCAAAGAGACGGAGGCCAAAAGAGCAGAACAA AACATTAAATCTGCCATGACGGCCGAGAAGACCAAAGGTTTCTGTCACGTCGTGGCGTCGTCCAACCTGCGTGACGGCATCTCTCATCTCATCCAATCAGCCGGTCTCGGGGGGATGAAACACAACAGCGTTCTGATGGCTTGGCCTGCGTCCTGGAAACAGTCTAATGACCCGCAATCATGGAAGAGCTTCATAG AGACGATTCGAGAGACCACGGCTGCCCATCAGGCCCTGCTGGTGGCCAAAAACATAGACAGTTTTCCTCATCAAGAGCGTCTCACAGAGGGAACCATCGACGTCTGGTGGATCGTCCATGACGGGGGAATGTTAATGCTGCTTCCGTTCCTGCTGCGGCAACACAAG GTGTGGAAGAAATGTAAGATGCGCATCTTCACAGTGGCTCAGATGGACGACAACAGCATCCAGATGAAGAAAGACCTGCAGATGTTCCTCTATCACCTCCGGCTGAATGCTGAGGTGGAGGTGGTGGAGATG CACGAAAGTGACATCTCAGCATTCACATATGAGAAGACTCTGGTGATGGAGCAGCGCTCACAGATGCTCAAACAGATGCAGCTGTCGCGGacggagagagaacgagag ATTCAAAGCATCACCGATGAATCGCGTAGCTCCATTCGACGGAAGAAGCAAAGCGACGCTCACAGCTCGGGCGTTCATAACCAGAGCAGCCAGCTAGATGACGCTAGCCCAGATGAG GCCCAGCTCATACATGACAGAAACACAGCGTCTCACTCAGCGTTGAACGACAAGGCTGACACGACGCCTGAACGTGTCCAAATGACCTGGACCAAAGAGAAGTACTTCACCGAACGCAACCGAAACCGAGAGGCCATTGCAAGCATGGCAGTCCGGGACCTTTTCAACATGAAGCC AAAGCAGTCTAACGTGCGTTGCATGCACACCGCTGTGAAACTGAATGAAGTGGTGGTGTGTAAGTCACAGGACGCTCACCTGGTGCTCCTCAACATGCCCGGACCTCCGAAAAACCAAGAAGGAGATGAGAACT ACATGGAGTTCCTGGAGGTGATGATGGAGGGTCTCAACCGGGTCCTGTTGGTGCGTGGAGGTGGCCAAGAGGTCATCACCATATATTCATAA